Part of the bacterium genome, CCGGCGGCGCGCGCCGAGGCGCAGCAGGTTTTCGCCACGCGCTGCACGCCTTGCCACGGCGCCGAGGGCAAGGGCGACGGCCCGGCGTCGAAGGGCCTGACGCCGCCGCCGCGTGACTACACGCTGGCCGAATGGCAGAAGTCGGTCACGGACGAGCACATCGAAAAGATCGTCATGTACGGAGGCGCGGCCGTGGGCAAAAGCCCGATGATGCCGCCGAATCCGGATCTCGTGGCCAAACCGGAAGTCGTCAAGGCGCTGCGTGAGCACGTCCGCAGCCTGGGTAAGTAGAGGGCATTTCCATCCAAGGGGGTGAACGATGAGGCGGATTTACAGACCGTTGCTGGCGCTTGCCGCAGGGGTGGCCGTTGTCGGCGTTATCGCCGTGGCCTGCCAATCGGGAGGGACCGGCCCGGCAGCCGGTGGCGCAAGCGCCGACATTCGGGCGCTCATGACCGAGCGCGGCCTCTCCGAGGAAAACGTCGCGGCGGCGCTCAAGACCTACATGCCGACCGGCAAGAAGGACGACTACTACATCTTCGGGTCCGGCGGCCACGCGGGCGGCGTCGTCGTGATCGGCGTGCCGTCGATGCGCATCCTGAAATATATCGCCGTCTTCACGCCCGAACCCTGGCAGGGGTACGGATACGGCGACCAGACCGACAAGGTGCTGGCGGACGGCAATCGCCCTGGCGAAAACCTGACGTGGGGCGACACGCATCATCCCGCGCTCTCGGAGACGAACGGCGACTACGACGGCCGCTGGCTGTTCATCAACGACAAGGCCAACGCGCGCGTGGCGGTGATCGACCTGCACGATTTCGCCACGAAGCAGATCGTGGCGACGCAGCTTATCTACAACGATCACGGCGGCACGTTCGTGACGCCGAACACCGAGTACGTCATCGAGGGCGGGCAGTTTCCCGGCCCGCTCGGCGGCAAATACGTGCCGATCGAGAATTATAAGGAAGAGTACCGCTCGGCGATCGTGTTCTGGAAGTTCGACCGCGAAAAGGGCCGCATCGACAAGTCGCAATCGTTCGCGATGGAGGTGCCGCCCTACATGCAGGACCTGACCGACGCGGGCAAGGCCACGAGCGACGGGTGGATCTTCGTCAACAGCTTCAACACGGAAATGTCGTACGGCGGCAATGCCGAGGGCAATCCGCCGCTGGAGTCCGGGGCGTCGCAAAACGACATGGACTACATGCACATCATCAACTGGCGGCTGGCCGAGGAGCTTTTCAAGGCCGGCAAGACGGAGATGATCACGGACATGCCGGTCATCCGCCTTGCGACCGCGGTCGAAGAGGGCCTGCTGCACTTTGTCGGCGAGCCGAAA contains:
- a CDS encoding cytochrome c translates to MRFSYAKLFGFLILITVFAVSACGSGQAPQQAAPEGGSAGAAPSTISPAARAEAQQVFATRCTPCHGAEGKGDGPASKGLTPPPRDYTLAEWQKSVTDEHIEKIVMYGGAAVGKSPMMPPNPDLVAKPEVVKALREHVRSLGK
- the nosZ gene encoding Sec-dependent nitrous-oxide reductase; protein product: MRRIYRPLLALAAGVAVVGVIAVACQSGGTGPAAGGASADIRALMTERGLSEENVAAALKTYMPTGKKDDYYIFGSGGHAGGVVVIGVPSMRILKYIAVFTPEPWQGYGYGDQTDKVLADGNRPGENLTWGDTHHPALSETNGDYDGRWLFINDKANARVAVIDLHDFATKQIVATQLIYNDHGGTFVTPNTEYVIEGGQFPGPLGGKYVPIENYKEEYRSAIVFWKFDREKGRIDKSQSFAMEVPPYMQDLTDAGKATSDGWIFVNSFNTEMSYGGNAEGNPPLESGASQNDMDYMHIINWRLAEELFKAGKTEMITDMPVIRLATAVEEGLLHFVGEPKSPHGVDVTPDGKELVVSGKLDTHCTVYVFDKIKAAIDAKTYDGHDPYGVPILSFKDVIRGQAEIGLGPLHTQFDGNGFAYTSLFIESAVAKWSLAELKVVDKLPVHFNIGHLLTAEGDTVNPDGKYLVAMNKWALDRFGDVGPLLPQNFQLIDISGEKMELLYDMPIPLGEPHYAQMIKADKLKPIIAYTPAGTNPVTDKLDEFAVEGGKERIERAADGVHVYMTAIRSHFTPDTIRVKQNDLVHIHITNLEQAHDATHGFGIGTYNINVSLEPGEHANVSFKADRSGVFPLYCTEFCSALHLEMMGYLLVEPAG